A DNA window from Brassica napus cultivar Da-Ae chromosome C1, Da-Ae, whole genome shotgun sequence contains the following coding sequences:
- the LOC106428322 gene encoding uncharacterized protein LOC106428322, with protein MNFQTFCEVVEDDNSSAQSTEFLLARQSKFAASQVVWMGGVVNSTRSNRFANGLNITHVAALFYSSTAFAIKNHGDVYICLSVFDGIAYKFHIKFQAFGSKPKVGYSSTPLRALIYSLTWKLQVKRLLTA; from the exons ATGAATTTCCAAACTTTCTGTGAAGTGGTTGAGGATGATAATAGTAGTGCACAATCCACGGAGTTCCTTCTTGCTAGGCAGAGTAAAT TTGCTGCTTCTCAAGTTGTTTGGATGGGTGGTGTGGTGAATTCAACGAGGTCAAATAGGTTCGCCAATGGATTAAATATCACTCATGTTGCTGCTCTTTTTTATTCTTCTACAGCTTTTGCGATCAAGAACCATGG GGATGTCTATATATGCTTAAGTGTGTTCGATGGCATAGCCTAcaaatttcatataaaatttcAAGCCTTTGGCTCAAAACCTAAG GTCGGTTATTCCTCAACGCCACTTCGAGCACTCATTTATTCTTTGACTTGGAAACTTCAGGTCAAAAGGTTGTTGACTGCTTAG